Genomic DNA from Leptospirillum ferriphilum:
ACGTACACACTACAAAAAAAACCGGCAGGATGTCCGGCGTTTTGACCGGCAAACTCACGATCCGGGGCAAGACCCGCACGGTTTCCCTGCACGTCCGTGAAGTCGGGGCCGCCGACGTTTCCGCGCTCCCGAAACCCTGGGGCGGCTATCTCACCGGATACGACGCCGAAGGGGTGATCCATCGCAAAGATTTCGGGATCACCACCTATCCGGCCATGATCGGGGACACCGTTCATCTTTATATCGATGTGGAAGGCGTCCGGGTCCAAAAGTAGCCCGGACCTCCGGACCAAAACCCCGGGGAAGGACCTTCGGGACCTTCCCCTTCGGAGTCGCGCGTTGTCGTCCGGGGCCCAGCAGGACGACCCCGACCCATCGGAGGGACGATTGGAAAAGACGGTTTTCCTCTGGAAGAGCCTGCTTCCGTGATGTCGCTGTCGATGCCTCCGGCGCTGGCCTTTCTGCTTCCGGCGACGGGTCCGTTTTTTCTCGTCCTGTCGCTGACCGTTCTTGTCCGGTTTCTCGCCCGG
This window encodes:
- a CDS encoding YceI family protein, with product VHTTKKTGRMSGVLTGKLTIRGKTRTVSLHVREVGAADVSALPKPWGGYLTGYDAEGVIHRKDFGITTYPAMIGDTVHLYIDVEGVRVQK